A genomic region of Deinococcus sp. KSM4-11 contains the following coding sequences:
- a CDS encoding helix-turn-helix domain-containing protein translates to MTQTSNGTRTYVDTVTYRPGAVILYPGKSDMLYRVSSGLIRVHTMDDDGNGLTLRYVKPGEYFGEEALAGVNRAYFAEAVTDSSVDVINPALMTAEDNLVVTTHLVRTLERAYESIYRLVGKRLRARIAGELLELKDTALATQLDSGETMIYATHDELAAAVGSVRETVTKVVGELSREGVISAGYGKITLKNESALSQIAAA, encoded by the coding sequence ATGACCCAGACTTCAAACGGCACGCGCACCTACGTCGACACCGTGACCTACCGCCCCGGCGCCGTCATCCTTTACCCCGGCAAGAGCGATATGCTCTACCGCGTCAGCTCTGGCCTGATCCGCGTCCATACCATGGACGACGACGGCAACGGTCTCACCCTGCGCTACGTGAAGCCAGGTGAATACTTCGGCGAGGAAGCTCTGGCCGGAGTGAACCGCGCCTACTTCGCCGAGGCCGTGACCGATTCCAGCGTCGACGTGATCAACCCCGCCCTCATGACCGCCGAGGACAACCTCGTGGTCACCACGCACCTCGTCCGTACGCTGGAACGTGCGTACGAAAGCATCTACCGGCTGGTCGGCAAGCGGCTGCGCGCCCGCATCGCCGGCGAACTGCTCGAACTCAAGGACACCGCGCTGGCCACCCAGCTCGACAGTGGCGAAACCATGATCTACGCCACGCATGACGAACTGGCTGCCGCTGTCGGTTCCGTGCGCGAGACCGTCACCAAGGTCGTGGGCGAGCTGTCCCGCGAGGGCGTGATCAGCGCCGGCTACGGCAAGATCACCCTGAAGAACGAGTCTGCCCTGAGCCAGATTGCCGCGGCGTAA
- a CDS encoding FAD-dependent oxidoreductase: MTLPYSPERPLRVAVIGSGPSGIFATEALLKSDLSVEVDVYDRLPTPYGLVRYGVAPDHLTIKSVTRGFEKTLSDPRVRFLGNVEFGRDLTHDDVRAHYDAIVYTVGASSDRRLGIPGEDLKGSMSATEFVAWYNGHPDAATRDLALEATGVAVVGVGNVALDVSRILVKTVAELRESDIAEHALPVLERSAVKDVWVLGRRGAAQAKFTTKELREFGELSDADPVVKPAEVQVDEAAEALITDNTVKKNLEVLRDFAVRTPEGKDRRIHLRFLVSPVEILDDGQGNVGGLKVERNALDADGNAVGTGEFEVLPVQLVLRSVGYKGLELPGVPFDARRGVIPNTEGRVEGRVGEYTAGWIKRGPSGVIGTNRKDATDTVAHLLRDARDGVLPGAAHPTREAVDAVLASRGVDVYTFHDWQVLDAHELAQGQAHGRPRRKVVHREEMLAHRKS, from the coding sequence ATGACCCTGCCCTACTCTCCTGAACGTCCCCTGCGAGTCGCCGTGATCGGCAGTGGCCCCAGCGGGATTTTTGCCACCGAGGCCCTCCTCAAATCCGATTTGAGTGTCGAAGTCGATGTGTACGACCGGCTGCCCACACCCTACGGGCTGGTGCGGTATGGCGTCGCGCCGGATCACCTCACCATCAAGAGTGTGACGCGCGGCTTTGAGAAGACGCTGTCCGATCCGCGCGTGCGGTTCCTGGGAAACGTGGAATTCGGCAGGGATCTGACCCACGACGACGTCCGTGCCCACTACGACGCCATCGTGTACACGGTGGGTGCCAGCAGTGACCGCCGCCTGGGCATTCCCGGCGAGGATCTCAAGGGCTCGATGAGCGCCACGGAATTTGTCGCGTGGTACAACGGGCATCCGGACGCGGCGACCCGCGACCTTGCGCTGGAGGCCACCGGCGTGGCTGTAGTCGGTGTAGGGAATGTTGCGCTGGACGTGAGCCGGATTCTGGTCAAGACGGTCGCGGAACTGCGCGAGTCCGACATCGCGGAACATGCGTTGCCTGTTCTGGAGCGGAGTGCCGTGAAGGACGTGTGGGTGCTGGGTCGGCGCGGCGCGGCCCAGGCGAAATTCACGACCAAGGAACTGCGCGAGTTCGGAGAACTGAGCGATGCCGATCCAGTGGTGAAACCCGCCGAGGTCCAGGTCGATGAAGCCGCAGAGGCACTGATCACAGACAACACAGTGAAGAAGAACCTGGAGGTGCTGCGTGATTTTGCCGTGCGCACGCCTGAAGGCAAGGATCGCCGCATTCACCTGCGATTCCTGGTCTCACCCGTCGAGATTCTGGACGATGGTCAGGGGAACGTGGGCGGGCTGAAAGTCGAGCGCAATGCTCTGGACGCCGATGGAAACGCCGTGGGCACCGGCGAGTTCGAGGTTCTGCCCGTGCAGCTCGTGTTGCGTTCTGTCGGGTACAAGGGCCTGGAACTTCCGGGGGTGCCCTTCGATGCGCGCCGGGGCGTCATTCCGAACACGGAGGGCCGCGTCGAGGGGCGTGTCGGGGAGTACACGGCCGGCTGGATCAAGCGGGGTCCGAGCGGCGTGATCGGCACGAATCGCAAGGACGCCACGGACACGGTCGCGCACCTGCTCAGGGATGCCCGCGACGGCGTCTTGCCGGGAGCAGCCCATCCGACCCGTGAGGCCGTGGACGCGGTGCTGGCGTCTCGTGGCGTGGACGTGTACACCTTCCATGACTGGCAGGTGCTGGACGCGCACGAACTGGCCCAGGGTCAGGCGCACGGCCGGCCCAGGCGGAAGGTGGTTCACCGCGAGGAAATGCTGGCCCACCGCAAGAGCTGA
- a CDS encoding AAC(3) family N-acetyltransferase produces the protein MLNLLRKPAVTPADLERGLTELGLDGTQHVMVHASLKSFGTLDGGARGAVDALLGRTATLMAPAFTYSTLMTRPTSLSSARFHRDMRVSRDIGRVPQEMVERASAQRSSHPTLSFIAIGEQAAAITAAQSLDSPYRPVGALYDLDGFALLIGVDHGSNTSIHYGEHLAGMPLLTRYVHTPQGVLPTAFPNCSADFENLAQELEGQYREVRVGTSELRLYRVRALVDTTVRFLAQTPEGLLCTYRGCRCQEVRQLVRQRGLEPRRHVGL, from the coding sequence GTGCTGAACCTGCTGCGGAAGCCTGCCGTCACGCCCGCCGATCTGGAACGGGGCCTGACGGAATTGGGGCTCGACGGAACACAGCACGTGATGGTTCACGCCAGCCTGAAATCCTTCGGCACGCTCGACGGCGGCGCACGCGGCGCCGTCGATGCGCTGCTGGGCCGGACGGCCACCCTCATGGCGCCTGCCTTCACGTACTCCACCCTGATGACCCGCCCCACCTCGTTGTCCTCGGCGCGGTTCCACCGGGATATGCGGGTGAGCCGCGACATCGGCCGTGTTCCTCAGGAGATGGTGGAGCGGGCCAGCGCGCAGCGCTCTTCCCATCCCACCCTGAGCTTCATCGCCATCGGCGAGCAGGCGGCCGCGATCACGGCGGCGCAGTCGCTCGACAGTCCTTACCGTCCGGTGGGCGCGCTCTACGACCTGGACGGCTTTGCCCTGCTGATCGGCGTGGATCATGGCAGCAACACCTCCATCCATTACGGCGAGCATCTGGCCGGCATGCCGCTCCTCACGCGGTATGTGCACACGCCGCAGGGCGTGCTGCCCACCGCCTTTCCGAACTGTTCCGCCGACTTCGAGAATCTCGCCCAGGAGCTGGAAGGGCAGTACCGGGAGGTGCGGGTGGGCACGTCCGAACTGCGCCTTTATCGCGTGCGCGCGCTGGTCGATACCACGGTCAGGTTCCTGGCCCAGACCCCTGAGGGCCTGCTGTGCACCTACCGTGGCTGCCGGTGCCAGGAGGTGAGGCAGCTGGTGCGCCAGCGCGGGCTGGAACCCAGGCGGCACGTCGGTCTGTAA
- a CDS encoding glutamine synthetase III: MNHDFDVISAARNWRTDANQLSSPHDVVADVYASDVLTLEQLKTRLSKPVYKSLQATLERGATLDPSIADTVALAMKTWAMEKGATHYTHWFHPLTGATAEKHDSFLSPTAEGSAIASFSGKELIQAEPDASSFPSGGLRATFEARGYTAWDASSPAFIMRHANGATLSIPTAFASWTGEALDTKTPLLRSVEALNKAVTPALTLFGASEGTRVGSSLGAEQEYFLIAEEYFYRRPDLVMTGRTLFGAQPPRGQELEDHYFGAIPDRVLSFMTDAETQMYALGIPVKTRHNEVAPGQFEIAPIYEDSNVAADHQQLIMQILRNTARKYGLVALLHEKPFAGVNGSGKHCNWSMATNAGENLLEPGDTPHENMQFLFFCSAVIKAVDEHQDLLRISVASASNDHRLGANEAPPAILSIFLGSELTEIFDRLESGQGGRGAEAGLLGLGTSILPPLPRHAGDRNRTSPFAFTGNKFEFRAAGSSQSISFPITVLNIIVADAVTALTAELKAKLDGGADLNAAVADLVKSTYSAHKRIVFNGDGYSEDWHQEAEHTRKLLNLRTSLDAIEHLSDDKNKALFEKFGVLSGRELAARQEIMYDIYFKTVNIEGETTEYMARTMILPAAVKYLGDLQAAGNSRAAKGVAGEVSAAADELYDAIQALTTQNAAEGGEEVHEKAHHMRDHVLPAMLDVRKAADKLEKVVAEQHWPLPTYRQMLFVK, from the coding sequence ATGAACCATGATTTCGACGTGATCTCTGCCGCGCGCAACTGGCGCACCGACGCAAACCAGCTCTCCAGCCCGCATGACGTGGTAGCCGACGTATACGCGAGCGACGTCCTGACCCTCGAACAGCTCAAGACCCGCCTCAGTAAGCCGGTCTACAAGAGCCTCCAGGCGACGCTGGAACGCGGCGCGACCCTCGACCCGAGCATCGCCGATACCGTCGCCCTCGCCATGAAGACCTGGGCCATGGAGAAGGGTGCCACGCATTACACCCACTGGTTCCACCCGCTGACCGGCGCCACCGCCGAGAAGCACGACTCGTTCCTGTCTCCGACGGCCGAGGGCAGCGCGATCGCCAGCTTCAGCGGCAAGGAACTCATCCAGGCCGAACCCGATGCCAGCTCGTTCCCATCCGGCGGTCTGCGCGCCACCTTCGAAGCGCGCGGCTACACGGCCTGGGACGCCAGCAGTCCGGCGTTCATCATGCGCCATGCCAACGGAGCGACCCTGTCGATCCCGACCGCCTTCGCCAGCTGGACCGGCGAGGCCCTCGACACCAAGACGCCACTGCTGCGCTCCGTGGAGGCGCTGAACAAGGCCGTGACGCCCGCCCTGACCCTGTTCGGCGCCAGCGAGGGAACCCGCGTGGGCAGCAGCCTGGGCGCCGAGCAGGAGTACTTCCTGATTGCCGAGGAGTACTTCTACCGCCGACCGGATCTGGTCATGACTGGCCGCACGCTGTTCGGTGCGCAGCCCCCGCGCGGACAGGAACTCGAAGACCATTACTTCGGGGCCATCCCGGATCGCGTGCTGAGCTTCATGACCGACGCCGAAACGCAGATGTACGCCCTGGGCATTCCGGTCAAGACGCGTCACAACGAGGTCGCTCCCGGCCAATTCGAGATCGCGCCCATCTACGAAGACAGCAATGTCGCCGCCGATCACCAGCAGCTGATCATGCAGATCCTGCGCAACACCGCCCGCAAGTACGGCCTGGTCGCGCTGCTGCATGAGAAGCCATTCGCGGGCGTGAACGGCAGCGGCAAGCACTGCAACTGGAGCATGGCCACCAATGCCGGTGAGAACCTGCTGGAACCCGGCGACACCCCCCATGAGAACATGCAGTTCCTGTTCTTCTGCTCGGCCGTGATCAAGGCCGTAGACGAGCATCAGGACTTGCTGCGCATCAGCGTGGCGAGTGCCAGCAACGACCACCGTCTCGGCGCGAACGAGGCCCCGCCCGCGATCCTCTCGATCTTCCTGGGCAGCGAACTCACCGAGATCTTCGACCGTCTGGAAAGCGGCCAGGGTGGACGTGGCGCCGAGGCCGGACTGCTGGGCCTGGGCACCAGTATCCTGCCCCCGCTGCCCCGTCACGCGGGCGACCGCAACCGCACCAGCCCGTTCGCCTTCACCGGGAACAAGTTCGAATTCCGGGCGGCGGGCAGCTCGCAGAGCATCTCCTTCCCGATCACGGTGCTGAACATCATCGTCGCGGACGCTGTGACGGCACTGACGGCGGAACTGAAAGCCAAGCTGGACGGTGGAGCCGACCTGAACGCCGCCGTGGCCGACCTCGTGAAGAGCACCTACAGCGCCCACAAGCGCATCGTGTTCAACGGCGACGGCTACTCCGAAGACTGGCACCAGGAAGCCGAACACACCCGCAAGCTGCTGAACCTGCGGACGTCGCTCGACGCCATCGAGCACCTGAGCGATGACAAGAACAAGGCCCTGTTCGAGAAGTTCGGTGTGCTGTCGGGCCGGGAACTGGCCGCCCGCCAGGAAATCATGTACGACATCTACTTCAAGACGGTGAACATCGAGGGCGAGACCACCGAGTACATGGCCCGCACGATGATCCTCCCTGCCGCCGTGAAGTACCTGGGCGACCTGCAGGCGGCCGGCAACTCGCGCGCCGCCAAGGGCGTGGCTGGCGAGGTCAGCGCGGCCGCTGACGAGCTGTACGACGCCATCCAGGCCCTGACCACGCAGAACGCGGCGGAAGGTGGCGAGGAGGTACACGAAAAAGCGCACCACATGCGTGACCACGTGCTGCCCGCCATGCTGGACGTCCGCAAGGCGGCCGACAAGCTGGAGAAAGTCGTGGCCGAGCAGCACTGGCCGCTGCCCACCTACCGCCAGATGCTGTTCGTCAAGTAA
- the glnA gene encoding type I glutamate--ammonia ligase → MSPHRSPHGESPTPPTRDSVLAELQQGEVKFLRLQFTDILGTTKNVEVPKSQFFKALNGDVTFDGSAVEGFTRVEESDMLLRPDLSTFLIYPQFSREEGGGRVARLICDVALPDGTPFTGDPRYVLKQQIERAQALGFEMFVGTEPEFFLFERTATGVGSTVTHDKAGYFDLAPIDKGERIRREIANKLVEMGFEIEAAHHEVAPGQHEIDFRYAPALETADRIATFKFVVKRVALEYGLLASFLPKPVPGVNGSGMHCHLSLFRGGVNAFADPAREYGLSQTAERFIAGLLDHAQALTAITNPLVNSYKRLVPGFEAPVNIAWSTSNRSALIRIPAKRGNSTRAEVRMPDPSCNPYLALAVMLAAGLDGIENEMEPPPAIQRNIFKMTVREKRHHRVKELPTDLREAVDELQKDEVIARALGEHVLDHFVAAKLAEWREYSTTVHPWELDRYLDLI, encoded by the coding sequence ATGAGTCCCCACAGAAGTCCACACGGCGAGAGCCCGACCCCCCCTACCCGCGACAGTGTGCTGGCCGAACTGCAACAGGGCGAGGTGAAATTCCTGCGCCTGCAGTTCACGGACATCCTGGGCACCACCAAGAACGTCGAGGTGCCCAAATCGCAGTTCTTCAAGGCCCTGAACGGAGACGTGACCTTCGACGGCAGCGCGGTCGAAGGATTCACGCGCGTCGAGGAATCCGACATGCTACTGCGCCCCGATCTCAGCACCTTCCTGATCTATCCGCAGTTCTCGCGCGAGGAGGGGGGCGGCCGAGTGGCCCGGTTGATCTGCGACGTGGCCCTGCCCGACGGCACGCCATTCACGGGCGACCCCCGCTATGTCCTCAAACAGCAGATCGAACGAGCGCAGGCCCTGGGCTTCGAGATGTTCGTGGGAACGGAACCCGAGTTCTTCCTGTTCGAGCGCACGGCGACCGGCGTGGGCAGCACGGTCACCCACGACAAGGCCGGGTACTTTGACCTCGCGCCGATTGATAAGGGTGAACGGATCCGCCGCGAAATCGCCAACAAGCTGGTCGAGATGGGCTTCGAGATCGAGGCCGCGCACCATGAAGTGGCGCCGGGCCAGCACGAGATCGACTTCCGCTACGCTCCGGCCCTCGAGACGGCAGACCGGATCGCGACCTTCAAATTCGTGGTCAAGCGGGTCGCGCTGGAGTACGGCCTGCTGGCCAGTTTCCTGCCCAAACCCGTACCCGGTGTGAACGGCAGCGGCATGCACTGCCACCTGAGTCTGTTCCGGGGCGGCGTGAATGCCTTCGCAGACCCAGCGCGCGAGTATGGCCTGTCCCAGACCGCCGAGAGGTTTATCGCGGGGCTGCTCGATCATGCCCAGGCCCTCACGGCCATCACGAATCCGCTCGTGAACAGCTACAAGCGGCTGGTACCGGGCTTCGAGGCGCCGGTGAATATCGCGTGGAGCACCAGCAACCGGTCAGCGCTGATCCGCATTCCGGCCAAGCGGGGTAACTCGACACGGGCAGAAGTGCGCATGCCGGATCCGAGCTGCAACCCCTATCTGGCCCTGGCCGTGATGCTGGCCGCTGGTCTGGACGGCATCGAGAACGAGATGGAGCCGCCGCCGGCCATTCAGCGCAACATCTTCAAGATGACGGTGCGCGAAAAACGGCACCACCGGGTGAAGGAGCTGCCCACCGATCTCCGGGAAGCCGTGGATGAACTGCAGAAGGATGAGGTGATCGCCCGCGCACTGGGGGAGCACGTGCTCGATCATTTCGTCGCGGCGAAGCTGGCCGAGTGGCGTGAGTACTCCACGACCGTCCACCCCTGGGAGCTGGATCGGTACCTGGATCTGATCTGA
- a CDS encoding branched-chain amino acid ABC transporter substrate-binding protein, translating to MKKTALSLTVLAALALGTAGAQTTLRIASLSPLSGGQSDLGTQIRNGTQLAVNEYKAQFKKLGFDLELVPYDDQADPATGTAAARKIAADRQILAVVGTLNSGVAIPSSAALQASHVAMVSPANTANQVTDRGLPNMNRIVARDDAQGGAGANFLSGTLKAKKVYVLNDKTAYGEGLAGEVEKALKAKSVTVVANEGTEEKSDFSSIIAKIKLQNPDAVYFGGIYNQVGVFIKQLREAGVTTPVVGGDGLDSTELATIAGAGATNIYYTTVAAPIEALPAAKVFATSYQKTFNDTAQGFGAFGYDAAKVVLQGVLNAIRSNGNKLPSRTQVETAIRKGNFTGLLSGAVSFNSVGDRRAATMYVMNVKDGKYKLETSINVKPVKQ from the coding sequence ATGAAGAAAACCGCCCTGAGCCTCACCGTCCTGGCCGCCCTTGCCCTCGGCACCGCCGGCGCGCAGACCACCCTCCGCATCGCCTCGCTGAGCCCGCTGTCCGGCGGCCAGAGCGACCTCGGCACCCAGATCCGCAACGGCACGCAGCTGGCCGTGAATGAATACAAGGCCCAGTTCAAGAAGCTGGGCTTCGACCTGGAACTCGTTCCCTACGACGATCAGGCCGACCCGGCCACCGGCACCGCCGCCGCCCGCAAGATCGCCGCAGACCGTCAGATCCTCGCTGTGGTCGGCACGTTGAACTCCGGCGTGGCCATCCCCTCCAGCGCCGCGCTACAGGCCAGCCATGTGGCCATGGTCAGCCCTGCCAACACCGCCAACCAGGTCACGGATCGCGGCCTGCCCAACATGAACCGCATCGTCGCCCGTGACGACGCCCAGGGCGGCGCCGGCGCGAACTTCCTGTCCGGCACCCTGAAGGCCAAGAAGGTCTACGTCCTGAACGACAAGACCGCCTACGGCGAAGGTCTGGCCGGCGAGGTCGAGAAGGCCCTGAAGGCCAAGTCCGTGACCGTCGTGGCCAACGAAGGCACCGAGGAAAAGAGCGACTTTTCCAGCATCATCGCCAAGATCAAGTTGCAGAACCCCGACGCCGTGTACTTCGGCGGTATTTACAACCAGGTCGGCGTGTTCATCAAGCAGCTGCGTGAAGCCGGCGTGACGACCCCTGTGGTCGGCGGCGACGGCCTGGACAGCACCGAGCTCGCCACCATCGCCGGTGCGGGCGCCACAAACATCTACTACACGACCGTCGCCGCGCCCATCGAAGCGCTGCCGGCCGCCAAGGTGTTCGCCACCAGCTACCAGAAGACCTTCAACGACACCGCCCAGGGCTTCGGCGCCTTCGGCTACGACGCCGCCAAGGTCGTGCTGCAGGGCGTGCTGAACGCCATCCGCTCGAACGGCAACAAGCTCCCCAGCCGCACGCAGGTCGAGACCGCGATCCGCAAGGGCAACTTCACGGGCCTGCTGTCCGGGGCCGTGAGCTTCAACTCGGTCGGTGACCGCCGCGCCGCGACCATGTACGTCATGAACGTCAAGGACGGCAAGTACAAGCTGGAAACCAGCATCAACGTCAAACCCGTCAAGCAGTAA
- a CDS encoding branched-chain amino acid ABC transporter permease: MDLATLLPFLVNVIVGGLVLGAVYAIIALGYTMVYGVLQLINFAHSEVFITGAVVGFEVFRVLKDSPLDGYLKLLIALLAAMLISGALNVVIERLAYRPLRNAPKLVPLITAIGVSLILQDVLRVIEGFQGRFDLTYTLPGAFTTKFCAAASSCAPVGTFLRNIGIDLQLKDVVLLIVSGISLAVLNYLVNHTRLGTAIRAVAQDRVTAGLMGIDSNRMIAATFAIGGALGGISGVLFGMKFGTVNAYSGFDPGIVAFTAAVLGGIGSIPGAVLGGLTLGVIQNLIGVTNVLGSVVGSANLGAIDASYQRIGAFIVLVLILIFKPTGLLGKSNVEKV, translated from the coding sequence TTGGATCTCGCCACTTTGTTGCCGTTCCTGGTGAACGTGATCGTCGGCGGTCTGGTGCTGGGCGCGGTGTACGCCATCATCGCGCTCGGATACACCATGGTGTACGGCGTTCTGCAGCTCATCAATTTCGCCCACTCCGAGGTGTTTATCACCGGCGCGGTCGTGGGCTTCGAAGTGTTCCGCGTGCTGAAGGACTCGCCGCTGGACGGCTACCTGAAGCTCCTGATCGCCCTGCTGGCGGCCATGTTGATTTCCGGGGCACTGAACGTGGTCATCGAGCGCCTCGCATACCGGCCGCTGCGCAACGCGCCGAAGCTCGTACCGCTGATCACGGCGATCGGCGTGTCGCTGATCCTGCAAGACGTCTTGCGCGTGATCGAGGGTTTCCAGGGCCGCTTTGACCTGACCTATACCCTGCCAGGGGCCTTCACCACCAAGTTCTGCGCGGCGGCCAGTTCCTGCGCGCCTGTGGGGACGTTCCTGCGGAATATCGGGATCGACCTGCAGCTCAAGGATGTGGTGCTGCTGATCGTCTCGGGCATCAGCCTGGCTGTCCTGAACTATCTGGTGAACCACACCCGCCTGGGCACCGCCATCCGCGCCGTGGCGCAGGATCGCGTGACCGCTGGCCTGATGGGCATCGACAGCAACCGCATGATCGCGGCTACCTTCGCCATCGGCGGCGCGCTCGGCGGGATCAGCGGCGTGCTGTTCGGCATGAAGTTCGGTACCGTGAACGCCTATTCGGGATTCGATCCGGGCATCGTGGCCTTCACGGCAGCCGTGTTGGGCGGCATCGGGAGCATTCCTGGAGCCGTACTCGGCGGCCTGACGCTGGGCGTGATCCAGAACCTGATCGGCGTCACCAACGTGCTGGGTTCCGTGGTCGGCAGTGCCAACCTGGGCGCCATTGACGCCAGTTACCAGCGAATCGGCGCGTTCATCGTGCTGGTGCTGATCCTGATCTTCAAACCCACCGGGCTGCTCGGCAAGAGCAACGTGGAGAAAGTATGA
- a CDS encoding branched-chain amino acid ABC transporter permease, whose amino-acid sequence MTATLTKAPPRDPVQPDRTWLLLIFFVITSAVILISHNGEMLPRLGSLGTLLKKPIVEAFMVSLFLANILFAYLWRAAPWAKLLVGIGSLIFVLPFAGKEDASLLDLSISIMIFAALALGLNIVVGLAGLLDLGYIAFFAVGAYTWGIVASPRLGEVLKYYGGHAGAAATPTLAFGVVLLLIGGALFTYLRRPGNTSRTDSTSFLQAGALVVAAFLAMLAGRAIFTQGDTRWSMPVIWLGVIILLLPLLAMGIQRLRGHNVLGGLHNYKQFLTGLLAVMGVILVVRSIVVMNALKADGLATGINPGFFWLFLALSIMAAATVGVLIGLPVLKLKGDYLAIITLGLGEVIRVLANNLGLYTGGSQGINGIKSAPVPWFDKLAGLVGFTDDQFYLVFLYFVVIAMIGIILTVNIRLDKSRIGRAWIAIRDDEIAAQAMGVPLMQTKLIAFATGASFAGVMGMIFAAKQQFIDPTSFILTQSIGVLSMVILGGMGSFPGVILGATVVTLLNLRILPGLGEQAANVSWIPQQVNPGQLQRLIFGVILVTMMLLRPEGLLPSRRRTLELHHEGNQEDDSGHGSGGGLNAGPVEVLSPGLAPAAEGERSGGAK is encoded by the coding sequence ATGACCGCCACGCTGACCAAGGCGCCGCCCCGCGATCCGGTTCAGCCGGACCGGACGTGGCTGTTGCTGATCTTCTTCGTGATCACCAGCGCCGTCATCCTGATCTCGCACAACGGCGAGATGCTGCCCCGCTTGGGTTCCCTGGGCACTCTGCTCAAGAAACCGATCGTCGAAGCGTTCATGGTCAGTCTGTTCCTGGCCAATATCCTGTTCGCCTACCTGTGGCGGGCCGCTCCCTGGGCGAAACTGCTGGTGGGTATCGGCAGCCTGATCTTCGTCCTGCCCTTCGCCGGGAAGGAAGATGCCAGCCTGCTCGACCTGAGCATCAGCATCATGATCTTCGCGGCGCTGGCGCTGGGCCTGAACATCGTGGTAGGCCTGGCCGGCCTGCTCGACCTGGGGTACATCGCCTTCTTCGCCGTGGGCGCGTACACCTGGGGGATCGTGGCCAGCCCGCGTCTTGGCGAGGTGCTGAAGTATTACGGTGGGCACGCTGGGGCCGCCGCCACGCCGACCCTGGCCTTCGGGGTGGTGCTCTTGCTGATCGGTGGCGCGCTGTTCACGTACCTGCGCCGCCCAGGGAACACCTCCAGAACCGACAGCACGAGTTTCCTCCAGGCAGGGGCCCTGGTCGTTGCAGCCTTCCTCGCCATGCTGGCGGGCCGGGCAATCTTCACCCAGGGGGACACGCGCTGGAGCATGCCGGTCATCTGGCTGGGCGTGATCATCCTGCTGCTGCCGCTGCTGGCCATGGGCATCCAGCGGCTGCGTGGGCACAACGTGCTGGGCGGACTCCACAATTACAAGCAGTTCCTGACGGGCCTGCTGGCGGTGATGGGCGTGATCCTGGTGGTTCGCTCGATTGTCGTCATGAACGCCCTGAAGGCCGACGGTCTGGCCACGGGCATCAATCCCGGGTTCTTCTGGCTGTTCCTGGCGCTGAGCATCATGGCCGCCGCCACGGTGGGCGTGCTGATCGGCCTGCCCGTCCTGAAGCTCAAGGGTGATTACCTGGCGATCATCACCCTGGGCCTGGGGGAAGTGATCCGGGTGCTGGCGAACAACCTGGGACTGTACACGGGCGGTTCGCAGGGCATCAACGGCATCAAGAGCGCGCCGGTGCCGTGGTTCGACAAGCTGGCCGGGCTGGTGGGCTTCACAGACGACCAGTTCTATCTGGTGTTCCTGTACTTCGTGGTGATCGCCATGATCGGCATCATCCTGACGGTGAACATCCGCCTGGACAAGAGCCGGATCGGCCGGGCGTGGATCGCCATCCGCGACGACGAGATTGCGGCGCAGGCGATGGGTGTGCCGCTGATGCAGACCAAGCTGATCGCCTTCGCCACCGGCGCCAGTTTCGCCGGGGTGATGGGCATGATCTTCGCCGCGAAGCAGCAGTTCATCGACCCCACCAGTTTCATCCTCACGCAGAGCATCGGGGTGCTGAGCATGGTCATCCTGGGCGGCATGGGTTCGTTCCCCGGCGTGATCCTGGGCGCGACCGTGGTCACGCTGCTGAACCTGCGGATTCTGCCCGGTCTGGGCGAACAGGCGGCGAACGTCTCGTGGATTCCGCAGCAGGTGAACCCCGGCCAGCTTCAGCGCCTGATCTTCGGCGTGATCCTGGTGACCATGATGCTGCTGCGGCCAGAAGGCCTGTTGCCCAGCCGGCGGCGCACGCTGGAACTGCACCACGAGGGGAACCAGGAGGACGACTCGGGCCACGGCAGCGGCGGAGGCCTGAATGCCGGGCCGGTCGAGGTGCTCAGTCCCGGACTGGCGCCCGCCGCCGAGGGTGAACGCAGCGGGGGCGCCAAATGA